One window of Mauremys reevesii isolate NIE-2019 linkage group 4, ASM1616193v1, whole genome shotgun sequence genomic DNA carries:
- the LOC120402951 gene encoding LOW QUALITY PROTEIN: retinol dehydrogenase 12-like (The sequence of the model RefSeq protein was modified relative to this genomic sequence to represent the inferred CDS: deleted 1 base in 1 codon): MAAAAAAASPSRLLLGSQAHRRLFTNTSGTRDGASSFRPLGPPSRAPYIAPDDKSLGSAPLATRFTAPVPTALREQHSGSESPFPNGTSAVLRSRHKPGHLKEEAPRLRAAHCMLGSVVMLWGGSRGSRGTFRRYMAGGVCKSTTKLNGKVVVITGANTGIGKETARDLAQRGARVIIACRDMAKGEAAACEIRAETGNQQVIVKKLDLADTKSIREFAENFLTEEKALHILINNAGVMLCPYSKTADGFEMHLGVNHLGHFLLTFLLLECLKQSAPARIVNVSSLAHHGGRIRFHDLQGEKCYNWGLAYCHSKLANVLFTRELARRLQGTGVTANSLHPGSVHSELVRHSILMTLLWKTFSFFLKTPREGAQTSVYCAVAEELESVTGQYFSDCRPAYVSPQGRNNELAKKLWNVSCELLGIQWD, from the exons atggcggcggcggcagcagctgcC TCGCCCTCTCGCCTGTTACTAGGATCCCAGGCCCATCGCCGGCTCTTCACAAACACTTCCGGGACGCGAGACGGAGCGTCCTCGTTCCGGCCACTCGGCCCGCCCAGCAGGGCGCCCTACATAGCGCCTGATGATAAATCACTCGGCAGCGCCCCTCTGGCCACGAGGTTCACAGCGCCGGTCCCCACCGCCTTGCGAGAGCAGCATTCGGGGTCTGAGTCGCCATTCCCGAATGGGACTAGCGCCGTTCTACGGAGCAGGCACAAACCCGGCCACCTCAAGGAGGAGGCCCCGAGACTCCGTGCCGCGCACTGCATGTTGGGAAGTGTAGTCATGCTGTGGGGAGGGTCACGCGGGAGTCGTGGGACTTTCAG GAGATACATGGCAGGAGGGGTGTGTAAGTCAACAACTAAGCTGAATGGGAAGGTGGTGGTGATCACGGGGGCCAACACAGGCATTGGAAAGGAGACAGCCAGAGATCTCGCACAAAGAG GTGCCAGGGTGATCATTGCCTGCAGAGACATGGCAAAAGGGGAAGCAGCAGCCTGTGAGATCCGAGCTGAGACAGGGAACCAACAAGTAATTGTAAagaagctggacctggctgataCCAAGTCTATCCGAGAGTTTGCTGAGAACTTCCTAACAG AGGAGAAGGCGCTACATATCCTCATTAACAATGCAGGTGTGATGCTGTGCCCTTACTCCAAGACAGCTGATGGCTTTGAGATGCATCTAGGAGTCAATCACCTTG GTCACTTCCTCTTGACATTCCTGCTGCTGGAGTGCCTGAAGCAGTCGGCCCCAGCCCGCATAGTGAATGTGTCCTCACTGGCTCATCATGGAGGCAGGATCCGCTTCCATGACCTCCAGGGTGAGAAGTGCTACAACTGGGGCCTTGCGTATTGTCACAGTAAATTGGCCAATGTACTCTTCACCCGGGAGCTGGCTAGACGCCTGCAAG GCACTGGAGTCACTGCAAACTCACTGCATCCCGGCTCTGTTCATTCCGAATTGGTTCGGCACTCGATTCTAATGACCCTGCTGTGGaagacattttcttttttcttgaaGACTCCACGTGAAGGAGCCCAGACCAGCGTGTACTGTGCggtggctgaggagctggagTCTGTGACTGGACAGTATTTCAG TGACTGCCGGCCAGCCTATGTGTCCCCTCAAGGCCGGAACAATGAACTGGCAAAGAAGCTTTGGAATGTCAGTTGCGAGCTGCTGGGCATCCAGTGGGACTGA